The Manis pentadactyla isolate mManPen7 chromosome 12, mManPen7.hap1, whole genome shotgun sequence genome contains the following window.
agaaacagctctttcttccacccgggcaccagcgccgcccccctgtgacccccaacctcactccaggggctgagcagctccagagactgcagCTTCTGGCCACTAGAGGGAGCCACATAGAaatatcaaaggaacctggttcagatcAAAATCTcataaaccccagaaaaagggccaaatgaaactgaacgcaccaatcttcctgaaagagagtttaaaataaaaatcacaaacatgctcacggaggtacagaaaaatattcaagaattcaggaacaaatttaagacagattcaatcattaagaaattgcaTATCTGAAatggaacatacaatggagggatttaaaagcaggttagatgtagtagaagagacagttaatggaaaataaattagagaagaggaatacaaagacactgaggcacagagagaaaaaaggatccctaagaatgaaagaatattgagagaacggtgtgaccaatgcaaatggaacaatattcacgttATAGGGGTATCCCCCACACGGCTGCCCCACCTGGCCCGGCTGCGGGCTGACTGCCTCCCGCCACCCCCAGGGGCCGCCCTGTACGGCCGCCTCAAGGGGTACCTGCTCACCGAGGACCAGCTCAAGGAGAACGGTTACCCGTTCCCGCACCCGGGGCGGCCAGGCGGTGCCCTCGTCTTCACGGCTGAGGAGAAGCAGCCCAAGGACTGTGAGTCGCGGCCGCGTCGGGGGCCAGCATGGGTGCGGTGCGCGTGGAGCTGCGGCCCCCTGCTGCCTGCCGTCCCggcccccacagcctcctgcaggaTCTGCTGCCGCTGTGGCACTGAGCACCTCTTGTCGCCCTCGGGCCGCTGCGTGCGGGACGAGGAGTGTTCCTACCACTGGGGGCGGCTCCGACGGAACCGAGGTGAGACCCGGGCCCCTCCCTCTGACCCCAGTTTAGTCTCTGCCATTTGCTTTTTGTGCCAAAGGCAATATGAACGGCTTACCGTGACCGGCTTTCCCTGGGCCCCGTGCCCAGGGGGCCGCCCGCCTGCACGGGGAGGCCCGTCCTGGCCTGTGGCTGCATCCAGTCGCCCGGCTCGTGCTCTGGGGACCCACGTGTTCTCGAGCTGCctgccagcctcctgcacacccaTCTCTGCCAGGCATGTGGGGTATCATCCCCACCCGTGTCTGGGCGTGACCCCACTGCCAAACCAGGAAGGGCCCTCCTGTCCCAAATCCTCACCCCTTCGTGGAGCCTGGTACCTCCCAGGAAAGGGGGCTCCCACTCCCTTGGCCCAGGGCGGGGTCCTGTCTGGGGAGCCCCTGCCCCGCTCAGGCAGACGGTACCAGAGCCACCTACGGGAGGCGTGGGGATGGGGCCTGGTGGCTGGATGGGCCCTGACCGCGTCTCCCTCTCAGTGGCCGGTGGCTGGGAGACCCAGTACCTGTGCTGCTCAGCCGCCGTTGGCTCCACCGGCTGCCAGGTCGCCAAGGTAGGTCTCCTGGGCCCTGCTCGGAGCGCCCCCCAACCTTGAGGGGCTGAGGTATGGCCCAGGCTGGAGCCCTGAGCCCCCCTCCTCCTGCCTTGGGTCCGCCCGGTTGTTGGCTTTTCCTGAGGCCCCTCCTGCCGCAGCCCCCGAGCCTGCACCCTCACctccgccccccgcccccgctcCCAGCAACACGTGCTGGATGGCCGGAAGGAAAACCTCGAAGGCTTCGTGAAGACCTTCGATAAAGAGCTTTCAGAAGGTGCCCATCCAGGAATATTCGCCCTCGACTGTGAAATGGTGAGTCACCCAGCAGCCTCTACGGGCGCCCACCAGGCGCTCGTTGCTGCTCAGGACCACAGGCATCCTGGCCGCAGCGGGCCGCCCCTGCTCCTCCGCCCGAGCTCTGAGGCAGTGCAGGTCTTGGGGTAAACAGCGGGTGACGGCGGGACAGCAGCCAGGTCCCAGCCCCGGCATGTGTTGAGCCGTGTCTGGCACCTCCGGGCCTTGCCAGCGCCTGCCCGCCCGTGCCTGGATCCCTGCCTGCACCCGTCACACACTGTGCAGGGGCTGTGTGGGCTCTGGGAAGGGGCGCCCCAGGTCCGCTCGCTCCAGTGGCCACAGGAGCCCAAAGGTCTCTGGCCCAGTTGGCGAATCTGTCTGAAAAGGGCCCGGGCACCTGGTAGGCGGGGCCTGGGCGGCAGGGGAGGTGGAGTTGAGGGTGAATCCCTGGCCCTGCAGTCCTACACCACCTACGGCCTGGAGCTGACGCGCGTCACAGTGGTGGACACGGACATGCACGTCGTTTACGACACCTTCGTCAAGCCAGACAATGAGATCGTGGACTACAACACCAGGTagggccccagccctgccccgcTGCCCTCAGGCCTTGCTCAGCCCACCCAGCTGCCCTCATGGACCCTGTACCTCCCACTCCAGGTTTTCAGGGGTGACTGAGGCTGACCTTGCCGATACGAGCATCTCTCTCCGGGACGTCCAGGCTGTCCTGCTGAGCATGTTCAGCGCTGACACCATCCTCATCGGACACAGCCTGGAGAGCGACCTGCTGGCCTTGAAGGTGCCCAGCCGCCCTGGCCCCACTCACTGCAGGCCCCGAGCCCTCGGGTAGGGGGTAGGGTCCGTGTCTGCAGCCTGCCTCTCTCCGTGGCCACACTACCCCGGAGCCCCTGGGCCCTGGGCGCCGAGTCCCAGCTGGCCGTGCGTCCCTAGGTCATCCACAGCACCGTGGTGGACACGGCTGTGCTCTTCCCACACCGCCTGGGCCTGCCGTACAAGCGCTCCCTGAGGACCCTCATGGCCGACTACCTCAGACAGATCATCCAGGACAGCGGTGAGGGCCCGGCAGGGGCGGGGGACAGGGCGGGGGCCCAGCAGTCAGGCCGGCCCCTCCTGACACGGCGCTGTTCCGTAGTGGACGGGCACAGCTCCAGTGAGGATGCCAGCGCTTGCATGCACCTGGTGATCTGGAAGATCCGAGAAGACGCCAAGACCAAGCGGTGACCGCCGCCCACCTCCCCCGGGGCTCCGACCCGCCCTCTGCCCCAGGCCTCTTCCAAACAGTGCAATAAACCTCGGGAGCTGACCGGGTCCGTCGCTGAGACTGGAGACCGAGAGCGGGCAAGCAGCAGCACGAGAGCCGCCGGAGTCCCCGCCGCCCCGCTCAGCCCCGCCCCCTCCGCCCTGGACCCCTGCCCTCCAGGCTGCTGCTGCCGCGAGGGCCGCCGCGTCCCCCAGCGAGACCAcctgctcccacccccacctccagggcCGTGCAGGTTTGAGACGGggttgtccttttttattttgtatttttattctctttaatttAAGCCTGATGACTTGCACAGTTGTCTTTCCCACCTGGAGCAGCAGGaccctggtgctgcctgccttccTGGGCCGGGCTTGGTCAGCCGGCTGGGCCCAGGAGTCCCCTTCCCTGGCGCAGCCTACCTGGACTGCAGGACCTCTGGGAACCAAGCCagcccccccaccctccccccagGCCTCACCGGAGCCCCTGCCCTTTTCCCGAGGCTGTGTGTAAAGGCCCACAGCCCAGTGCCCtgaccccctcccccagccccaacaGGGACAGAATAAATGTTTGTATGGACTTTAGATCTGGCATCTGGTCGTGTTCTTGGTGAGGCTGCAGCTAGGGAGCAGGGTGGGAACCTGGCTTGCCTCTCTGAGAACCAGCTCCTGTCCCAACCCACGTCGGGCAGCCAGCCTGCCGGGGGAAGCAGGCCCTGAGCCCTGTGGCTTTGCCTCAGGGCCCACAGTGCAGCTGGCGGCCAAGGCCTGCAAGTGCAGCGGTGTTTGCTTGCTGCCCTGTCTGCCggtggggggcagaggggtgggggaggagaccCGGAGAGCCACTGCCTTGAATCTGGGAAGCTACCATGGGAAGGGCGGTGGCCACTGGCCCCCTGTGCACCTGTCCCACTCCCAGAAAAGCCGGGatggccacaaggctcacagcacatcctcatctgcctgggctccagctctgacccGTGACTCTGCCTTGGCACAGGGCACTGGGGGCACAGCTGGATGAACCCCCCCTTGTGGCCCCCAGGAGCTGTACAGCAGGACTGAACACTGCACTGCAAGGCCTACACAGCAGGCACTGAGCTCCTGGCTCTGGTCATGCCTGTGGTCATCAGGCAATTTGATGCCAGGACCGGGGCTTAGACGGGTCCTTCCGGCAGTCCTGTCCATGCAGCGCAGCTCCTGGGGTGAGGGGAGACTCTCAGGAGGGGCGCTGGTTCGGTGCTGAGAGGTCTGGGCTCACTGGGGGCTCTCTCCTCTCCAAAGCTCACTCTCCTGCCCCCTCCAGGCCCTTATGTTTAACTCTCTTTTTAGCGCTATAGGAACCATATTTTCGTGTTTGTTGAGTGGATAAATGAGTGCATATGCATGTGGGTGTGTATTTTTTCCATCTGGTACTCAGTTTCCCCAAGAAGAAAACGGGCAGGTGACTTCTCAGTGGGCCTCCTGTTCTGGGAGGAGCCCACTGTACCCTTGCCCTTGGGAGAGGGTGTGGACGGTGCTCAGAtggcgtgggggtgggggacagtccAGTGTCCTGGCTCCCGGAAGGATCCGATTAGCACGAAGAGCTCTGTGGGAGGGGAGCTGAGCTGCCTGTGTGACCTTCAGCAGGCTATGCCCTCTCTGCGCTCTTCCTCGGCCTGGCCTCAGTGAATCGGGAATAGGGGGACCACTTCCTAAGGAAAGAAGTGATGTGCACTCAACTGATGGGCCCCCCTCGaacttcttccccccacttagcCCCTTGTCCTGTCTCTGGCCCCGATGGgctgttttcttgttttccccTCTGAAGGTTTTAGTCTGATGGTGGAGACAGACTCATTTGCGAGTCTAAGGGGCAGAGCCACAGGAGCCTCCAGCTTCGCCCACGTCCTCATTTGCTCCTTCGACTCCCAGCACTTAGCCCCGGCCACGCCCCCTCCCTAACATGACTGCTGTGGGTTCCAGTTTGAGCCCCACGTCCTGGCGTCAGCGCTGCGGGGCAGCTCCCAGCCTGTGGCGGCTGCCGTGGGCTTCATCCTCCAACTGAAAGAATTGGCACTATTTtcagccccatttcacagatggggaaactgaggtacgATTGCTCTAGGCCACCTGGACTGAGACCCATATTTGTTGGGCTGAAGAGCTCACACTTCTAACTCATCACTTCCGCCGGACTCTGATGTTTAAATGTCTCAAGTGTTGGCTCACAGCATGCTTGCAAACACCATCTCGTTGAATTTCCCCTGCTCAGTTCTTCCTTCCAGAAATGAGGCATGGAAGCTCAGAATCCAGAAATTATTTACCAACTGCAACCGTGGGCGAGCTCCTTaacctctgagcctcaattttcttgtttttgcAAAATAGCCTCATTGTATACTTGTGAGCTAATCCATGAGGGATCCTTAGAACAGCACCTACATGGGCTAGGTAAGAAATGTTAGTTTAGCTATTGGTACAATCTTTCTAATTCACTTGTTTAGTTTTTGcatgttgtatttttaattttaataactaCCATTACCGTTCATATTATAACATAGCATATATAATGCTATAATGAATATACAGTGTATTGAATAAATACCTATCTCTACAATGCCTACTGTGGACCAGGCACTACTAACATCCTGCAAGGATCCACacccccatttcatagatgaagaaactgaggctcggagagGTGAATTCATGCAGGGAGATGTTAGGACTGAGACACAACTCTCAGCATCACTCCGGGAGTCTGGGTGAAGGCGTCTCAGCGTCATGCTCCCCGGGGTCCCGAGGAGTCCCCAGCCCTAGAAACTCACTCCTGTCCTGCCACTGTCTCATCTGGCAAATTCGGGTGTCTGGATTCTGACTTGGCCCCTGTGAGCCCCCTTGACCGCGGCGTCATCTGTGATTAGAATCCggacctgagtaccaccttttGAATAAGGAAGGACATGAATCATTCAGCGCCAGAGGGTGGACTGTGATGTGCAGCTTCTAAGATGACCGCCAGTGATCCCTGTCTCCTGGAATGTATACCTTTGTATAACTTCCTCCTTTAAGTGTGGCATGGACTTGCTGGGTGCTTCTAATGACTAGAATATGGCAGAAAGGATGCCATGTATCTTCTGATGTTAAGTTATGAAAAGACTGTGGTTTCTATCTCACACAC
Protein-coding sequences here:
- the LOC130679938 gene encoding RNA exonuclease 1 homolog — encoded protein: MRSTEAYTKDTEAQREKRIPKNERILRERCDQCKWNNIHVIGVSPTRLPHLARLRADCLPPPPGAALYGRLKGYLLTEDQLKENGYPFPHPGRPGGALVFTAEEKQPKDCESRPRRGPAWVRCAWSCGPLLPAVPAPTASCRICCRCGTEHLLSPSGRCVRDEECSYHWGRLRRNRVAGGWETQYLCCSAAVGSTGCQVAKQHVLDGRKENLEGFVKTFDKELSEGAHPGIFALDCEMSYTTYGLELTRVTVVDTDMHVVYDTFVKPDNEIVDYNTRFSGVTEADLADTSISLRDVQAVLLSMFSADTILIGHSLESDLLALKVIHSTVVDTAVLFPHRLGLPYKRSLRTLMADYLRQIIQDSVDGHSSSEDASACMHLVIWKIREDAKTKR